In Desulfobotulus mexicanus, a single window of DNA contains:
- a CDS encoding type II toxin-antitoxin system PemK/MazF family toxin, translated as MVQYIPQRGDIVWLDFDPVKGREIGKYRPALVLSDKDYNQQTGLLICCPVSTSIRGGLTEVFVKNLEKPSVVACSLIQTLSWKDRSVKKITRAEDGLMKEVLTRLLPLMGAEILFED; from the coding sequence ATGGTACAATATATTCCCCAGCGAGGTGATATTGTCTGGCTGGATTTTGATCCGGTTAAAGGACGTGAAATTGGAAAATACAGACCTGCTCTGGTCTTATCAGACAAAGACTACAATCAGCAGACAGGCCTTTTGATATGCTGCCCTGTAAGCACCAGTATCCGTGGTGGTCTTACGGAAGTTTTTGTAAAAAATCTGGAAAAGCCTTCCGTTGTGGCTTGCAGTCTGATTCAGACATTGTCCTGGAAAGACCGGAGCGTAAAGAAAATTACAAGGGCTGAGGATGGCCTTATGAAAGAAGTTTTAACTCGCCTGCTTCCTTTGATGGGTGCAGAAATATTGTTTGAAGATTGA
- a CDS encoding AbrB/MazE/SpoVT family DNA-binding domain-containing protein, translating to MRTQVRKIGNSLGSIIPASLIRQLNLREGSEIDMKEDGGRIILEPVKGSQKPFPFSEKVLLKGLDAHTAHADELAAVSEKEMGC from the coding sequence ATGCGCACTCAGGTAAGAAAAATCGGGAACAGCTTAGGCAGCATCATCCCTGCTTCTTTAATCCGTCAACTGAACCTCAGGGAGGGATCAGAAATTGACATGAAAGAAGATGGAGGCAGAATTATTCTTGAGCCTGTCAAAGGGTCCCAAAAACCTTTTCCATTCAGCGAGAAGGTTCTTTTGAAGGGACTGGATGCCCACACAGCACATGCAGATGAACTGGCAGCAGTATCAGAAAAGGAGATGGGTTGCTAA
- a CDS encoding FAD-binding oxidoreductase — translation MGERKLGRQVRESLRRAVGEKAFFDSEADRFLYSYDTSSRKVLPDAVVRAENAEQIAALMAVATRHGIPVTPRGGGSGTTGGSVPVDGGVVLVMSGMNRILSVDMDNLVARAEPGVITGDFHRAVEAKGLFYPPDPASSAFCTLGGNLAECAGGPRAVKYGVTRDYVLGLEAVLPTGELIRTGVQTAKGVVGYDLTRLIVGSEGTLAVITSMNLKLLPLPESVKTLTVVFDEMARAAETVSEIIRRGLIPRTIEYMDQAAIVCAETRMPGELPVDAGAMLIIEVDGRKAEAIAMAEDVALLCQSMGAREVKVAASEDEAARLWAARKAISPALFRYGPHKINEDIVVPRSKIPDVVEKIRELKEKTRLMMVSFGHAGDGNIHFNIMLDKKDASALRRAHWAVEELFRFTLALGGTLSGEHGVGLSKQAYFDMEIGPEEKALMLRLKKAFDPAGILNPHKIF, via the coding sequence GTGGGTGAAAGGAAACTGGGGCGGCAGGTGCGGGAAAGTCTTCGCAGGGCTGTGGGTGAAAAAGCTTTTTTTGATTCCGAAGCGGATCGCTTTCTCTACAGTTATGATACCAGCTCCCGCAAAGTGCTGCCCGATGCTGTGGTGCGGGCAGAAAATGCTGAGCAGATTGCAGCTCTGATGGCTGTGGCAACCCGCCATGGCATTCCCGTAACACCAAGGGGTGGCGGTTCCGGCACAACGGGCGGGTCTGTGCCTGTAGATGGCGGTGTGGTGCTTGTTATGTCCGGTATGAACCGTATCTTATCTGTCGATATGGATAATCTTGTGGCCAGGGCAGAGCCGGGGGTGATCACAGGAGATTTTCACAGGGCTGTGGAGGCAAAGGGTCTTTTTTATCCTCCCGATCCAGCCAGTTCAGCATTTTGTACCTTAGGCGGGAATCTCGCAGAATGCGCCGGAGGTCCCAGGGCAGTTAAGTATGGTGTAACCCGTGACTATGTGCTGGGCCTTGAGGCGGTGCTGCCCACAGGGGAGCTTATCCGTACCGGCGTGCAGACTGCCAAGGGGGTTGTGGGCTATGATCTCACCCGACTGATTGTTGGTTCCGAAGGCACCCTTGCCGTTATTACCTCCATGAACCTTAAGCTGCTTCCACTGCCGGAGTCCGTTAAAACCCTTACTGTGGTTTTTGACGAGATGGCCCGAGCGGCAGAAACCGTCTCTGAAATTATCCGTCGGGGTCTGATACCCAGAACCATTGAATATATGGATCAGGCGGCCATAGTCTGTGCCGAAACCCGTATGCCCGGAGAGCTGCCCGTGGATGCAGGGGCCATGCTGATTATAGAGGTGGATGGGAGAAAGGCGGAAGCCATTGCCATGGCAGAGGATGTGGCTCTGCTCTGTCAGTCTATGGGGGCCAGAGAGGTGAAGGTGGCGGCTTCCGAAGACGAGGCTGCACGCCTGTGGGCAGCGAGAAAGGCCATTTCTCCTGCCCTTTTTCGCTATGGTCCCCATAAGATCAATGAAGACATTGTGGTGCCCCGTTCCAAAATACCCGATGTTGTGGAAAAAATCCGGGAGCTAAAAGAAAAAACCCGGCTGATGATGGTCAGTTTCGGACATGCCGGAGACGGGAATATTCATTTTAATATCATGCTGGATAAAAAGGATGCATCGGCCCTGCGCCGTGCCCACTGGGCGGTGGAGGAGCTGTTCCGCTTTACCCTGGCCTTGGGAGGGACCCTTTCCGGAGAACATGGTGTAGGGCTTTCCAAGCAGGCTTATTTTGATATGGAGATCGGTCCTGAGGAAAAGGCATTGATGCTGCGTCTTAAAAAAGCCTTTGATCCCGCAGGGATTTTAAATCCCCATAAAATATTTTGA
- a CDS encoding response regulator, with the protein MSTLKRIAYVEDETDIQEVAKMALELVGGFSVAVFSSGHEAVDKMAAFSPQLILLDVMMPGLDGPATLIRLREQESLKDVPAVFMTAKVQTHEVARYKELGAVSVIAKPFDPMTLADQLKGIWENLP; encoded by the coding sequence GTGAGTACACTGAAACGCATTGCCTATGTTGAAGATGAAACGGATATTCAGGAAGTTGCAAAAATGGCCCTGGAGCTGGTGGGCGGGTTTTCCGTGGCTGTTTTTTCCTCAGGGCATGAGGCTGTGGACAAGATGGCCGCCTTTTCACCCCAGCTGATTCTTCTGGATGTCATGATGCCCGGCCTTGACGGGCCTGCAACCCTGATCCGGCTGCGGGAGCAGGAGAGTCTTAAGGATGTTCCAGCCGTTTTTATGACGGCCAAGGTGCAGACCCATGAGGTGGCCCGGTATAAAGAACTGGGGGCTGTCAGTGTTATTGCCAAGCCCTTTGACCCCATGACCCTTGCGGACCAATTGAAAGGAATCTGGGAGAATCTGCCATGA
- a CDS encoding PAS domain S-box protein — translation MKSEGFSLRATFMVPILFLTFLAVAGSWPLYHFTASKVIHGAVDSLQAEISSRIADHLEHLLDHPQRINAANARFMTKGILNPEDQEALENHFLGQIRENPEISSIYFGNTRGGLANSGREHASDSLYFIGTDNFEAGFFSKVAVTKANQRGEVLLHLPGFDSRVRPWYTKALEKQRPVWSDIYFLFNTDKMAISASRPVWDEKGELLGVTSVDIFLFHIHVFLKNLKIAENGHAFIMERSGFMVASSHHERDCTLEESCLAVRVSAFKSSCAITRSVAEVFLSKKEDGFVNYDLKKAEVRVGNEKYLVSLTPLQDEWGIDWLIFVVIPERDFMGEIREARKKTLLFLCLILFAAFISALAIIERVASPILQLHTAAQRLAVGLDPKAISFKRTPKEIRELMVTFLHMDTSLRRSMKDLAREVRERKEAETVQKQNSRHLQAILDNVLDGIITIDPVGTVASFNHAASRIFGYESFEVVGKNIRMLMPEPYHSEHDGYLARYRETGIPRVIGIGREVSGRRKNGDVFPLELAVSRLERENHTLFIGIVRDITERKRVENMKDAFVSTVSHELRTPLTSIRGGLGLVTGGALGPVSEKIQHLLMIAYRNTDRLTIIINDLLDMEKLIAGEMHFNMKKQPLLPLVLRSMEENQAYADNYGVDFVLDFQVDEGLLVLADTLRFQQVLANLLSNAAKFSPAESSVKVGVSVEGARVRIYVQDEGPGISEDFKDRVFEKFSQADGTDQRQKGGTGLGLAISREIMSHMGGEIGFLSEEGKGATFYFYLPVAKESGEDL, via the coding sequence ATGAAAAGTGAGGGCTTTTCCCTTAGGGCAACCTTTATGGTTCCCATTCTTTTTCTGACCTTCCTTGCCGTGGCTGGCTCATGGCCCCTTTATCATTTTACGGCATCAAAAGTTATCCATGGGGCTGTGGACAGTCTGCAGGCAGAAATATCCTCAAGGATTGCAGATCATCTGGAGCACCTTCTGGATCATCCCCAGAGGATCAATGCCGCCAATGCCCGTTTCATGACAAAGGGGATTCTGAATCCGGAGGATCAGGAAGCACTGGAGAATCATTTTCTGGGGCAGATCCGGGAAAATCCCGAGATCAGCAGCATTTATTTTGGTAACACCAGAGGAGGCCTTGCCAATTCTGGCAGGGAGCATGCAAGTGATTCTCTTTATTTTATTGGAACGGATAATTTTGAGGCAGGATTTTTTTCTAAGGTGGCCGTTACAAAAGCGAATCAACGGGGGGAAGTGCTTTTGCACCTTCCCGGATTCGACAGCAGGGTGCGGCCCTGGTACACAAAGGCTTTGGAAAAGCAAAGACCCGTGTGGAGTGATATCTATTTTCTTTTTAACACGGATAAAATGGCCATTTCCGCCAGCAGACCCGTTTGGGATGAAAAAGGAGAGCTGCTGGGTGTGACTTCTGTGGATATTTTTCTTTTCCATATCCATGTATTTCTCAAAAATTTAAAAATTGCTGAAAACGGCCATGCCTTTATCATGGAGCGAAGCGGTTTTATGGTGGCAAGCTCCCACCATGAAAGAGATTGCACGCTGGAAGAAAGCTGTTTGGCTGTGAGGGTTTCTGCCTTTAAGAGTTCCTGCGCCATTACCCGCAGTGTGGCAGAAGTTTTTCTGTCAAAAAAAGAAGACGGTTTTGTAAACTATGATCTTAAAAAAGCTGAAGTAAGGGTTGGGAACGAAAAGTATCTGGTTTCGCTGACCCCCCTTCAGGATGAATGGGGTATAGACTGGCTGATCTTTGTGGTTATTCCCGAAAGGGATTTCATGGGGGAAATCCGGGAAGCCAGAAAGAAAACCCTTCTTTTCCTTTGTCTGATCCTTTTTGCCGCTTTTATATCGGCCCTTGCCATTATAGAAAGGGTGGCCAGCCCCATTCTTCAGCTCCATACCGCAGCCCAGCGCCTTGCCGTTGGGCTGGATCCCAAAGCCATATCATTCAAGAGGACACCAAAGGAAATCCGGGAACTCATGGTGACTTTTCTCCATATGGACACCTCCCTTCGCCGCTCCATGAAGGATCTTGCCCGTGAAGTGCGTGAGCGTAAAGAAGCGGAAACTGTCCAGAAGCAAAATTCCCGTCATTTGCAGGCCATTCTGGACAATGTGCTGGATGGCATCATCACCATAGATCCCGTTGGAACCGTGGCTTCCTTTAATCATGCGGCCAGCAGAATATTTGGCTATGAAAGCTTTGAGGTGGTGGGAAAAAATATCCGTATGCTCATGCCGGAACCCTACCACAGTGAACATGATGGTTATCTTGCCCGTTACAGGGAAACGGGAATTCCACGGGTGATTGGCATTGGCCGGGAGGTTTCAGGAAGACGGAAAAACGGAGATGTTTTTCCCTTGGAGCTTGCCGTATCCCGGCTGGAAAGGGAGAATCATACCCTTTTTATAGGCATTGTGCGGGATATCACCGAAAGAAAGCGTGTGGAAAACATGAAGGATGCCTTTGTGTCCACGGTCAGCCATGAGCTGCGTACCCCTCTGACTTCCATAAGGGGAGGCCTTGGCCTTGTGACCGGAGGAGCGCTGGGACCTGTATCTGAAAAAATACAGCACCTCTTAATGATTGCCTACAGAAATACGGATCGTTTGACAATTATCATCAATGATCTTCTGGATATGGAAAAGCTCATTGCCGGAGAAATGCATTTTAATATGAAGAAGCAGCCCCTTCTTCCCCTTGTCTTAAGGTCCATGGAAGAGAATCAGGCTTATGCTGACAATTATGGGGTAGACTTTGTTCTGGACTTTCAGGTGGATGAGGGTTTACTTGTGCTGGCAGATACCCTTCGCTTCCAGCAGGTGCTGGCCAATCTCCTTTCCAATGCAGCCAAATTTTCTCCGGCAGAGTCTTCTGTAAAGGTGGGGGTTTCTGTGGAAGGGGCACGGGTAAGGATTTATGTACAGGATGAGGGTCCCGGTATATCTGAAGATTTTAAGGACAGGGTTTTTGAAAAATTCTCCCAGGCCGATGGAACGGACCAGAGGCAAAAAGGTGGAACTGGCCTTGGTCTTGCCATCAGCCGTGAAATCATGTCACATATGGGGGGCGAAATCGGTTTTCTCTCCGAAGAGGGAAAGGGAGCCACCTTTTATTTTTATCTGCCGGTGGCAAAGGAATCAGGGGAGGATCTGTGA
- a CDS encoding diguanylate cyclase, producing the protein MTAKEDQKLFESQMELLREGYREKLEHQLSEMVKLLKNLEKSLDPLPALETLRQELHKIAGGAGIFGMPELGKKARTLEIQMKGIRERAALGKEVPVSEILAAIMALHVPESLPDKGESASSMVPEKSFGSAGDLDVEEPRLLIIDPDDKRGRELVLALRYFGYIPRHCSRLSSAASLFPHKAPQAILLSLSSSENPFSVTTLAEEIKDLFPELPPLLVLSDSLDFSTRLAVARAGGQGFFIRPLDVPKVVDRLEQLIGRREMAPYRVLIVDDEPMVAEHFCLVLRAAGMEVHREEDAARALDMLSTFRPELILMDVHMEDCSGTELAGIIRMEEEWVGIPILYLSAESKMEEQIRALNSGGDDFITKPVDDAYLVASVSAHVSRARRLSELMAKDSLTGLLKHIRIKEALEVEMSRSNRDGSTLCVVMLDLDHFKRVNDTWGHATGDRVIKALAHLLTRRLRRSDSIGRYGGEEFMAVLPGCTPEKAEILMEEIRKNLKTIEFHAKEEVFNVTCSIGIACSSLGSSPEEVLQAADQALYRAKEEGRDRICIS; encoded by the coding sequence ATGACAGCTAAAGAAGATCAAAAGCTTTTTGAAAGCCAGATGGAGCTTCTGCGGGAGGGTTACAGGGAAAAGCTTGAGCATCAGCTGAGTGAAATGGTAAAGCTGCTTAAAAATCTTGAAAAAAGTCTGGACCCCCTTCCTGCTCTGGAAACCCTGCGTCAAGAGCTGCATAAGATTGCAGGCGGAGCCGGTATTTTTGGTATGCCGGAGCTGGGTAAAAAGGCCAGAACCCTTGAAATTCAGATGAAGGGTATAAGGGAACGCGCGGCTTTGGGAAAAGAGGTGCCTGTTTCCGAAATACTGGCGGCCATTATGGCGCTGCATGTTCCGGAATCTTTACCAGACAAAGGGGAATCTGCATCTTCTATGGTACCGGAGAAGTCTTTTGGGAGTGCCGGAGATTTGGATGTTGAAGAGCCGAGGCTTCTCATTATTGACCCTGATGACAAAAGGGGCCGGGAGCTTGTGCTTGCCCTTCGTTATTTCGGCTATATCCCAAGGCATTGCAGCAGGCTTTCCTCCGCAGCATCCCTTTTTCCCCATAAGGCTCCCCAGGCCATACTTCTTTCCCTTTCGTCCAGTGAGAATCCTTTTTCAGTCACTACGCTGGCAGAAGAAATAAAGGATCTTTTTCCGGAGCTGCCTCCACTCCTTGTACTTTCGGACAGCCTGGATTTTTCCACCCGCCTTGCCGTGGCCAGAGCCGGAGGGCAGGGTTTTTTCATTCGGCCTTTAGATGTACCAAAGGTTGTGGACCGGCTGGAACAGCTCATAGGCAGAAGGGAAATGGCACCCTACCGTGTGCTGATTGTGGATGACGAACCCATGGTGGCGGAGCATTTCTGCCTTGTGCTGCGGGCGGCGGGCATGGAGGTTCACAGAGAAGAAGATGCGGCCAGGGCACTGGATATGCTTTCCACCTTCAGGCCGGAGCTGATACTGATGGATGTTCATATGGAGGATTGCTCGGGAACGGAGCTTGCCGGAATCATCCGTATGGAGGAGGAGTGGGTGGGTATTCCCATTCTCTACCTTTCCGCAGAAAGCAAGATGGAGGAGCAGATACGGGCCTTGAACAGCGGCGGAGATGATTTTATCACCAAACCTGTGGATGATGCCTATCTTGTGGCCTCGGTTTCCGCCCATGTGTCCCGTGCCCGCCGCCTTTCGGAGCTGATGGCAAAGGACAGCCTGACGGGGCTTTTAAAGCATATTCGCATCAAGGAAGCTCTGGAAGTGGAAATGAGTCGCAGCAACCGGGACGGTTCCACCCTCTGTGTGGTCATGCTGGATCTGGATCATTTTAAAAGGGTGAATGACACCTGGGGGCACGCTACCGGAGACAGGGTCATCAAAGCCCTTGCCCATCTGCTTACACGGCGGCTGAGGCGCAGTGACAGCATAGGACGTTATGGTGGCGAAGAGTTCATGGCCGTTCTTCCCGGATGCACCCCGGAAAAGGCCGAAATACTAATGGAAGAAATACGCAAGAATTTAAAAACCATTGAATTCCATGCAAAGGAAGAAGTTTTTAATGTTACCTGCAGCATCGGCATTGCCTGCTCTTCTTTAGGCAGCTCTCCGGAAGAGGTTCTGCAGGCTGCGGATCAGGCCCTTTACAGGGCCAAGGAAGAGGGCAGGGACAGGATCTGTATTAGTTGA
- the dnaA gene encoding chromosomal replication initiator protein DnaA — protein sequence MDANLWDTIKSGIKNHVPAHSYRMWIEPIGLGGCQDNQVELTCANAFSQKRIQEHYGSLIRSEIEKQTGHPLDIRFAVSEKQSTVTPVARTRTPKPSVFARERQMELPQVATRLLSGRMLRKDYTFDRFVVGQNSDFAYSAALSLAAKKGGSLKTLFLSSHTGMGKSHLSQAVGHHILHKSPGERIYYVTAEDFTNEMVGALRSGGMDTFKEKYRTQCDVLLMEDVHFLTGKDRTQQELAMTLDYLFEADKKIIFSGAALPADIPKLNDQLRSRLSSGLVSPIEKPDFQTRLRILKSRCRENSVDMPMRVMEFLAGELEDNVRQLESGLIGVTAKHSLLGTPMDIELAESVVKNIVCRKRQITVEGIKLMVCKEFGVSPEDIVSKSRKQNFVRSRQMGIYLSRKYTDQSIQAIGRSFNRYHATAIHAINAVEKGIREKTAVGRQCEVLQKKIESGDL from the coding sequence ATGGATGCGAATCTCTGGGATACGATCAAATCAGGTATTAAAAACCATGTGCCGGCACACAGTTACCGCATGTGGATAGAGCCCATCGGCCTTGGTGGCTGTCAGGACAACCAGGTGGAGCTGACCTGCGCCAATGCCTTTTCCCAGAAACGGATACAGGAACACTACGGCAGCCTTATCCGCAGTGAAATAGAAAAGCAGACGGGTCATCCCCTTGATATCCGTTTTGCTGTTTCAGAAAAACAATCCACTGTAACGCCAGTTGCCCGTACCAGAACGCCGAAACCTTCGGTGTTTGCTAGGGAAAGACAGATGGAGCTGCCCCAGGTAGCTACCCGCCTGCTCAGTGGACGGATGCTCAGGAAGGATTACACCTTTGACCGTTTTGTGGTGGGCCAGAACAGTGATTTTGCCTATTCGGCGGCCCTCTCCCTGGCGGCCAAAAAAGGCGGCTCCCTTAAAACACTTTTTCTTTCTTCCCATACGGGCATGGGTAAAAGCCATCTTTCCCAGGCTGTGGGGCATCATATTCTGCATAAATCACCGGGAGAACGCATCTATTATGTGACTGCCGAGGATTTTACCAATGAGATGGTGGGGGCCCTTCGTTCAGGTGGTATGGATACCTTCAAGGAAAAGTACAGAACTCAGTGTGATGTTCTTCTGATGGAGGATGTTCATTTTCTTACGGGTAAGGACAGAACCCAGCAGGAACTGGCCATGACCCTGGATTATCTTTTTGAGGCGGATAAAAAAATTATTTTTTCAGGAGCTGCCCTTCCTGCAGATATTCCCAAGCTCAATGATCAGCTCCGCTCAAGGCTTTCATCGGGCCTTGTATCCCCCATTGAAAAGCCGGATTTTCAGACAAGGCTTCGGATTTTAAAGTCAAGGTGCCGTGAGAATTCTGTGGACATGCCCATGCGGGTTATGGAGTTTCTGGCAGGGGAGCTGGAAGACAATGTCCGTCAGCTGGAATCCGGACTGATAGGTGTCACAGCAAAACACTCCCTTCTGGGAACGCCCATGGACATTGAGCTGGCAGAGAGTGTTGTAAAAAATATTGTCTGCCGCAAGCGCCAGATAACCGTTGAGGGTATCAAACTTATGGTATGCAAAGAGTTCGGTGTTTCTCCCGAAGATATTGTATCCAAATCCCGTAAACAGAATTTTGTTCGTAGCCGTCAGATGGGTATTTACCTTTCCCGCAAGTATACGGATCAGTCCATACAGGCCATAGGCCGCAGCTTTAACCGTTATCATGCCACTGCCATCCATGCCATCAATGCCGTTGAAAAGGGAATTCGGGAAAAAACAGCTGTGGGAAGGCAGTGCGAGGTTCTGCAGAAAAAAATTGAATCCGGGGATTTGTAG
- a CDS encoding DUF4412 domain-containing protein: MKKIFLMLIFMGITSIVFADLTMTHVYEDHESGEKQRFVTYLSKDKVRSENKVEGIGFASIGRMDKDVMWIIRPDKKVYAEMSMAEMRRMEEQAMEYEASARSMMEEQLKNMSEEEKAQYREFMGLDGEDDTPLKYVKKGQDKVGKWNCTIYHGMRNGEKVEEICTVPLATLGVTKKDFEALDKMSKDEEKDWKEMEKRGFPVRSIEFEDGEAIATNLILSIEKKSIPASVFEIPAGYNKVSMMGLYGE, translated from the coding sequence ATGAAAAAAATCTTTTTAATGTTGATCTTTATGGGGATCACTTCCATTGTTTTTGCGGATCTGACCATGACCCATGTGTATGAAGACCATGAATCAGGGGAAAAGCAGAGATTTGTTACTTATCTTTCAAAGGATAAGGTTCGTTCTGAAAACAAGGTGGAAGGCATAGGCTTTGCCAGTATAGGACGTATGGATAAGGATGTTATGTGGATTATACGTCCGGATAAAAAAGTTTATGCTGAAATGTCCATGGCTGAAATGCGGCGTATGGAAGAGCAGGCCATGGAATATGAAGCTTCTGCCCGGTCCATGATGGAAGAACAGCTTAAAAATATGAGTGAAGAGGAAAAGGCACAGTACCGTGAATTCATGGGGCTTGACGGGGAAGATGATACTCCTTTGAAATATGTTAAAAAAGGACAGGACAAGGTGGGGAAATGGAATTGCACCATATATCACGGGATGCGTAATGGAGAAAAAGTTGAGGAAATCTGTACGGTCCCCCTTGCCACCCTTGGTGTGACAAAAAAAGATTTTGAAGCCTTGGATAAAATGTCTAAAGACGAAGAAAAGGACTGGAAGGAAATGGAGAAAAGGGGTTTTCCAGTTCGAAGCATTGAGTTTGAAGACGGAGAAGCCATTGCCACGAACCTTATTCTCTCCATTGAAAAAAAGTCAATCCCCGCAAGTGTTTTTGAAATTCCTGCCGGTTATAATAAGGTATCCATGATGGGGCTTTACGGCGAGTAA